A DNA window from Gemmobacter fulvus contains the following coding sequences:
- a CDS encoding GlxA family transcriptional regulator, translating to MSAVLGLTDLFLIADGIAEQPTSVVPRLCVRHLSLEHGVARGVFSSDPAPGEASRHDVLILPPSLLPPMDRESAAPFARWLRARHAEGAALASICAGAFLLGETGLLAGRALTTHWTHAQALRDRFPAAQVDTDRLIIDGGDILSAGGLMSWSDLGLKLVERFLGPVAMAATARMMLVDLPGREQRYYSAFVPRLTHGDTAILKAQHVLHASEGREARLCALAERAGLEERTFLRRFQKATGLTATDYAQRLRVAKAQELLQFGQHPIERIAWEVGYSDPGAFRKVFLRIVGLSPGEYRRRFHT from the coding sequence ATGTCAGCTGTACTGGGGCTGACCGATCTGTTTCTGATTGCTGATGGGATCGCCGAACAGCCAACCTCAGTCGTCCCCCGCCTGTGCGTGCGACATCTGAGCCTTGAACACGGCGTTGCCCGCGGCGTTTTCTCCAGTGATCCGGCACCCGGGGAGGCCAGCCGCCATGACGTGTTGATCCTGCCGCCCTCGCTGTTGCCACCGATGGACCGGGAAAGCGCCGCCCCCTTCGCAAGATGGTTGCGGGCGCGCCACGCCGAGGGCGCCGCGCTGGCATCGATCTGCGCGGGCGCGTTCCTTCTCGGGGAAACCGGGCTGCTGGCAGGGCGCGCGCTGACAACCCACTGGACCCATGCGCAGGCCTTGCGGGACCGGTTTCCCGCAGCGCAGGTCGATACGGATCGGCTGATCATTGATGGCGGTGACATACTCTCGGCAGGTGGGTTGATGTCCTGGTCCGATCTGGGCCTGAAACTTGTTGAACGGTTTCTGGGTCCGGTTGCAATGGCTGCCACCGCCCGGATGATGCTGGTCGACCTGCCGGGGCGCGAACAGCGGTATTACAGTGCTTTCGTGCCACGGCTGACCCATGGGGATACTGCAATCCTGAAAGCCCAGCATGTTCTGCATGCAAGTGAGGGGCGCGAGGCACGGCTCTGTGCCCTTGCCGAAAGGGCGGGGTTGGAAGAGCGCACCTTCCTGCGGCGGTTTCAGAAGGCCACCGGACTGACCGCAACAGATTACGCCCAACGGCTGCGTGTGGCGAAGGCGCAGGAGTTGCTGCAATTCGGGCAGCACCCCATCGAGCGCATCGCATGGGAGGTCGGCTATTCCGACCCCGGCGCATTCCGAAAAGTCTTTTTGCGGATCGTCGGCCTGTCAC
- a CDS encoding right-handed parallel beta-helix repeat-containing protein, giving the protein MTSGRTGTLAQLCAQVLFVCFGSFKHAFLALVFLPILACPSVARTLYVDASSTAGSGSITAPFNSISHAAKSARPGDTVLVRRGVYSEKVKINTSGRLGAPIVIKGERGAVIDGSRTKVDTLVDIGGDHIIFEGFEVRNASRTGIGLWGTFHTVVRKNVVVGSQGAGIWVGHDRRGGSGKNVVEYNIVRDNCRMNRARNRNSGWPIGIAIAVSDQSIVRANRVYENHGEGIGVLSSSNVKVHGNVVYDNFSVNIYLDNAPKSYVQANTIGSTGNKTFFRHKRPPAGVLIANEVTRYKMASSGITVVSNTMIGVEDVYYGTYGLNTGLHDSIIAPNKVQPASWLVPPSGTASS; this is encoded by the coding sequence ATGACGAGCGGCCGCACCGGCACTCTCGCACAGCTATGTGCGCAGGTGCTCTTCGTTTGCTTTGGATCCTTCAAGCACGCCTTCCTGGCGCTGGTCTTCCTGCCCATCCTGGCGTGCCCATCCGTGGCGCGCACCTTGTATGTCGATGCTTCAAGTACCGCTGGCTCCGGCAGCATCACTGCTCCGTTCAATTCGATTAGCCATGCCGCCAAAAGTGCCCGTCCGGGGGACACGGTTCTCGTGCGTCGCGGCGTTTACAGCGAGAAGGTAAAGATCAACACAAGCGGCAGGTTGGGCGCGCCCATCGTCATCAAGGGCGAGCGCGGAGCGGTCATTGATGGCAGCCGAACCAAAGTTGACACCTTGGTCGACATTGGCGGCGATCATATCATTTTTGAAGGGTTTGAGGTTCGGAACGCCTCGCGCACCGGGATCGGGCTCTGGGGAACCTTCCATACCGTTGTGCGAAAGAATGTCGTCGTTGGCAGCCAGGGGGCAGGGATCTGGGTCGGGCATGACCGTCGCGGCGGATCGGGCAAGAATGTTGTGGAATACAACATAGTGCGCGACAATTGCCGGATGAACCGGGCACGCAATCGAAACTCCGGTTGGCCGATTGGAATCGCCATTGCCGTTTCGGATCAAAGCATCGTGCGCGCAAACCGTGTGTATGAAAACCATGGCGAGGGCATCGGCGTGTTGTCGTCAAGCAATGTCAAAGTACATGGCAATGTTGTTTATGACAATTTCAGCGTGAACATCTATCTGGACAATGCTCCGAAATCCTATGTTCAGGCCAATACGATCGGGTCGACAGGGAACAAGACCTTCTTTCGCCACAAGCGCCCGCCCGCAGGTGTTCTGATTGCGAATGAGGTTACACGCTATAAAATGGCATCCAGCGGCATTACTGTGGTCAGCAATACCATGATCGGTGTCGAAGACGTATATTACGGCACCTATGGCCTGAATACCGGGTTACATGACAGCATCATTGCACCCAACAAAGTACAGCCCGCAAGCTGGCTTGTACCCCCAAGCGGTACGGCGAGCAGCTGA
- a CDS encoding cysteine hydrolase family protein, with protein MSKRAILVVDLQNEYWPSGNFALQGIETAAANAARVMAHGRAMGDLVVSIRHEMPGGPIFVPGTDGARIHDTVLPQADEPLITKNFPNSFRNTGLKDLLDGHGVAEVIVIGAMSHMCVDATTRAANDFGYKTVTIHDACATRDLEFADVTTPAAQVHAALMAALAFGYGEVISTDAFLHRPRH; from the coding sequence ATGTCGAAACGCGCCATTCTGGTCGTTGACCTGCAAAACGAATACTGGCCCAGCGGAAACTTCGCGCTTCAAGGAATAGAAACCGCCGCAGCCAATGCCGCACGCGTCATGGCGCATGGTCGCGCCATGGGGGATCTGGTGGTCAGCATCCGCCATGAAATGCCCGGTGGACCAATCTTCGTACCAGGCACCGACGGGGCGAGGATCCATGACACCGTCCTGCCGCAAGCCGACGAACCGCTTATCACCAAGAACTTCCCCAATTCCTTCCGCAACACCGGGCTGAAGGATCTGCTTGATGGGCACGGAGTCGCGGAGGTGATTGTCATCGGTGCCATGAGCCATATGTGCGTGGATGCCACCACCCGCGCCGCCAATGACTTCGGTTACAAGACCGTAACTATCCATGATGCCTGCGCCACCCGCGATCTGGAGTTTGCCGACGTGACCACCCCCGCCGCGCAGGTCCATGCCGCGCTGATGGCGGCGCTGGCCTTCGGCTATGGTGAGGTCATCAGCACGGACGCATTCCTGCACAGACCACGCCACTGA
- a CDS encoding right-handed parallel beta-helix repeat-containing protein: protein MYCRSLIVLAAMAGLWPNLLVARSYYVSTSGNDQWPGTIEKPFASLSFQAGRLAPGADVIVMEGTYLGPVRIDLAGTAAKPISISAAKGATVIIDGSKTDAETDLVVISGKHVVFEGFEVRNAQGSGITLWGTEHVTVRNNTVHASHKTGIWVGHETRGVSQNNLVEFNVVYGNVLENKQRDMERLWASGIEISASDNSIVRRNKTYKNYGEGISVMSSIEGLVEENLFYDNYSVNIYLDNAQDIRVLKNTAGTSADAAFYRDGEPAYAASIGDKEAPIVLPSKGNIIADNRWVGGRGVFIEPDLIPGGVLLETGPPNRSQPGLIRLEN from the coding sequence GTGTATTGCCGCTCACTTATCGTGCTCGCCGCCATGGCCGGGCTTTGGCCGAACCTGCTGGTGGCACGGTCCTACTATGTATCCACCTCGGGAAACGACCAGTGGCCGGGCACGATCGAGAAGCCCTTCGCAAGCCTGAGCTTCCAGGCCGGTCGTCTTGCACCTGGGGCGGATGTGATCGTGATGGAAGGCACCTATCTGGGGCCGGTTCGCATTGATTTGGCAGGAACAGCCGCTAAACCGATCAGTATCAGTGCTGCAAAAGGTGCAACGGTCATCATAGACGGAAGCAAGACAGACGCCGAAACAGACCTAGTTGTCATTTCCGGCAAACATGTGGTTTTCGAAGGGTTTGAAGTCCGGAATGCGCAAGGCTCGGGAATTACATTGTGGGGCACAGAGCATGTAACCGTTCGCAACAATACAGTGCATGCCAGCCACAAAACAGGAATTTGGGTTGGCCATGAAACACGCGGCGTTTCGCAGAACAATCTTGTCGAATTCAATGTCGTTTATGGCAACGTGCTGGAAAACAAACAGCGCGACATGGAGCGTCTCTGGGCATCCGGTATCGAAATCTCTGCCTCTGACAACTCAATCGTCAGACGCAACAAGACTTACAAGAACTATGGAGAGGGCATCAGCGTCATGTCGTCCATAGAAGGGCTTGTTGAAGAGAACCTTTTTTACGACAATTACAGCGTCAATATTTATCTTGACAATGCGCAAGACATAAGAGTGCTAAAGAATACTGCCGGGACTTCCGCAGATGCCGCTTTTTATCGCGATGGCGAACCAGCCTATGCAGCCTCCATAGGAGACAAAGAGGCCCCGATCGTCTTGCCGTCGAAGGGCAATATCATTGCGGATAACCGATGGGTGGGTGGCCGCGGTGTATTTATTGAACCGGACCTCATCCCCGGGGGTGTACTTCTGGAGACAGGTCCGCCAAACAGAAGCCAACCTGGCTTGATCCGACTCGAGAACTAA